In Sphingomonas sp. G-3-2-10, a single window of DNA contains:
- a CDS encoding energy transducer TonB produces MRLIGLVTGVMTAAAMVAPAMAQTASAPAVLKAATPWAIDYARDSCRAFRKYGTGADQVELVFITLPRSSGATLVVVTSPEKGPGPKRATFGWVRIGLQPGGESFNERYASAPVGESPRRLLYVLLDQAQLDQMIASNRIEIEGGKLDVVLEPGRTAAAFKALEPCHDDLLKSWEVDPEILRSAVNRAVPTGTPQTWVTNADYPKEALQKREQGTATFRLTIGADGKVVGCTILHGSGSVVLDDTVCGLMRKRAKFTPARDAAGKPVPDMWISRFRWELP; encoded by the coding sequence ATGCGGCTGATCGGTTTGGTGACGGGGGTGATGACGGCGGCTGCGATGGTTGCGCCCGCAATGGCGCAGACGGCGTCCGCGCCTGCGGTGCTGAAAGCGGCGACGCCCTGGGCGATCGACTATGCACGGGATTCGTGCCGCGCGTTCCGAAAATACGGGACCGGTGCGGACCAGGTGGAACTGGTGTTCATCACGCTTCCGCGCAGCAGCGGCGCGACGCTGGTGGTGGTCACGTCTCCGGAAAAGGGCCCGGGGCCGAAGCGGGCGACTTTCGGATGGGTCCGGATCGGGCTGCAGCCGGGTGGCGAAAGCTTCAACGAGCGGTATGCAAGTGCGCCGGTAGGCGAGAGCCCGCGGCGATTGCTGTATGTGCTGCTGGATCAGGCACAGCTCGATCAGATGATCGCTTCGAACCGGATCGAGATCGAGGGCGGCAAGCTGGACGTCGTGCTGGAGCCGGGCCGGACCGCGGCGGCATTCAAGGCGCTGGAACCGTGTCATGACGACCTGCTCAAGAGCTGGGAAGTCGATCCCGAAATCCTGCGCTCCGCGGTGAACCGTGCGGTGCCGACCGGAACGCCGCAGACCTGGGTGACGAATGCCGACTATCCGAAGGAAGCGCTGCAGAAGCGCGAGCAGGGAACCGCGACGTTCCGGCTGACGATCGGGGCGGACGGCAAGGTCGTCGGCTGCACGATCCTCCACGGCAGCGGAAGCGTGGTGCTCGACGACACGGTCTGCGGCCTGATGCGAAAGCGCGCGAAGTTCACGCCGGCGCGCGATGCGGCGGGCAAGCCCGTGCCCGATATGTGGATCAGCCGGTTCCGGTGGGAACTGCCCTGA